The sequence GATAGCTCATCCCGTTTGCTCAACCTTGGTTCTGCTCTGCCACAGAGTTCGGGTTCTATGACcacatctcatcatcatcaccagcaACAACtacaactacaacaacaacagcaacagcagcagcataTGCAACGGAGTCAATCACAGCAACCTTATACCATGTATCTCCAGAAGCAGCAGCGCTATGCAACTTCAGTCGCTGCTTCTGCTGCTAGAACCAAAGGGCCCGTGGCAAGTAATGGGAGTGGTTTCCCTGATCACAATATCACCACGTCACCTGCGGGAACCACCAAGTTTGCAAATGCTAATTCAGGGTTCCCCCAGAACCTTGTCCAGTCGAGCAACAATCAGGTGCAGTCTTCTCAGTGGAAAAACAATTCACCCAGGACATCAAATACTTCCCAAGCTCAGTCTCCTTCGATTctgtcaccatcatcatcagttgCTGCTGCATCGTCCCTTAGAAACGTCTCGCATAAACAGCAAAGCCGTCCCCAGCAATCGCAGATATCTTTTGCAGCAAATACAAAACCAATGGGTTCTGGTTCACCAATGCAGCAGGTGCAAGGAGGTACCAACCACCAGGCTCCGTCTCCACCAATGATAGTTGGGTCGCCTTCAACGTCTTCTGTCTCCAAAAACGCCAGTGGAAGCCCAAGAACAACTGCTTCCGCTTCTTCGGGGGCGAATAAAGCTGGACAAGCTTCATCTACTACTCATTCATCATCTCAGCAGTCTAAGAACTTGCAGTCTGCATCCGTAGCGTCATCTACTGGTGGAAGGAATAACGGTCCTTCTGTTCTCGGAAACCCCACCACGAGCTCTGGATCCAAGTtgcaacaacagcagcagttGCCAAAGCATGGGTTGCAGCAGCAAGCACAGCTTTTCTTCTCGAACCCTTATATGCAAGcccaacatcaacatcaacagcAACAGATCACTATATCTCCTTCTGGTGGGTATTACATTCAAAGACATCAGCAACAGTCAGGTTCAGCACCTGCTGGTGCAGCCACATGTCTTCCAGTCACAGGAGCCGTTACAGCAACTTCGGATCCAGCGAAAGCCATTGCGGCTGCAGCAGCTGCCAATAACATGAAAGGAGGTGGTATGGGGAAGACGCCTCCAGGGTTCCCGGATGTGCATGCGGTTCCCTCTGCTGTTCAGGTGAAACCCGTTGATCAAAAGCAACAAGCGGGTGAGTGAAAGACCCTTAAAACCCATTTGCGAACTTGAAAGACTCTGAATGGGGGTTGGGAAGTTCCGGTTATATAGCTTGCGCTGgcgaaaagaaagaaaaggactTTGGAGTCGGAGAAATGTAGACGGAACAGAACACCCACGAGGGATGACAATTTTTTGGAGTTGGTGGTGCTTTATAAAAGCATTTGTGTACAATTAGTGTTTATATTATTCTGACAGGAACCTGCGGTTtcatttccaaaaaaaagaacaaaaaaaagtcacgaagttctaatttaagaaaaaatttattcattCTTCTCGGGGAGGTTTGAGTTTTGTGTTTAGTGCTTTTAGGTagtaaccaaaaaataaaatgtggTAGAAGCAAGCCAGcgaacagtaaaaaaaaacttaaacctgTGTAGTGTGGGTTGTTTAATGTTTAGCATGAAAcagtattttataaatttgttatatGATTCGTTCTAGTTGTATCAGATGCAGcagtaaaaacaaatttgtagtGACAGAGTTGTTGATAATGGAGATATGGTTAAAGGCCCACGCGTGcaaacttacaagttacaagctTTGCCAAATTAGCTCtcttttatttcacttttaacctttttttttttcaacaactttaaccttttctttctatttctgtttttgacctttttcctttttaacatTCACCAcaagttctttttttctatgtgcaaatcttttttttttttttgttctcaaatcaaattttcattaaattcaaaataacgTAATTACAAAATCGTTATACAGAATTACTGTAACACAATTATTACATATACAAACGTATGCATCATACACTAAGAAAAATACAGCAAAAAGGAGATTGACGATGCTTTCTGAAGAGTAGTCTTACTCGCTAACCGTTCATAAGATCGGTTATTGTCcaacttcatatttgatttttctctgtTACGATTTGCTTGCAGCATCTTGTGGCTGAACTTTCTTTTGCAAACCATAACTGTAAACCCAATGTGTCCAAACGTAATTCTGGAATATAGACATAATGGTACCAATGCTTCCGTACCAaagtgataactctctaatttacatgttttaagcatctttttgtccatattttgcattgtttttactttaccttaaccttagcatttttaggtcatttactgtaggaatccacatttaggccatttagggtgttgcattcttgcatttgcatattttggatgaaaataagCGTTTAAGAGCcgaaaatgggggaaaacaaggtcaaacccgagcatgtatccgaaggagctatggagcagaaagaacagtccgaacaccaacccgatcgaagaggatctaagaacagaaagaacaaccCGAGGACCTACctgaagagcaacccgagctcatcctcgtgcaccccatcgagcagacccttgagcaggactgggaagctagggtgtCTAagtttggttgtttatgttttataaattcccttctagattggtgttcttaatgctatcaacaaaccgagagggtgagattagatccgcggtgttttaccatcgagaggtgtagatgaaatgcttgaatcaatcaatgctagagatttactcacttagcctaagagattagatgagtaaggggtttatcgacaataatgaatcggtttgaattgcctgcttggtcatgtttctccaatgagagttgggtaggggagtgattaaggttgattatttctatcacgagagtgttttaacaagattttagagattcattgtctagggaatatttgcttgaggcatgtaggacatccgtattggtcaggaacacttaggagtcgattaccccatccttaggagctttcatatttagattgtttacacttttattcataactcgatcacttacccgaacaggtacacgatcacctgcttcgagtataacttcgagctgttcttgcttttcttctttactcgatcaccccacccgatgctgtactcgaatgcttgcatcgagtgcttaggtcgggTGGctcttatttatttgctttcttttatttaatttaggattgttagatcaaacccatttatagattggcttgacttgcttgtttctgattgcatcatatctgctagcataacaaccatttggattgataaccctttgtactacaactgcatagggaattgataccctgggtgaaaatcctgttatcaatttggcgccgttgccatttggttgaatttaatttgctacgtttaggatttcagcacttgctagatcaagttctattatACACTTTGGTTTGGTACTGACTTGTTAactttcgtgtttgtttgttttgcatttcaggtaaaacccgagcacccacccgacccatcactcgatcacctggatcgagctGACTTTCGCNttgaatcaatcaatgctagagatttactcacttagcctaagagattagatgagtaaggggtttatcgacaataatgaatcggtttgaattgcctgcttggtcatgtttctNTTACTCACTCGGTCAgctgattgtgcatgcaaacacgatccaagggtaaccagaacttgagtcctttcatcgacaacatcgacagaccacgGTTACTgcgacaacaacaagttcaacaaccaCAACTAGCAACAATTGAGGAGATAATGaacaatcagaacggtccaccagctcctcaagcaaggaccaacataggagcaggagatgctccatctactcacactcaaaggaatggaattgtgccacctgctgtccaaaacaacaattttgagatcaagagtagtctcatccagatgatacagagcaacaagtttcatggattgccaatggaggacccattggaccatctggatgagtttgataggctctgtagcctaaccaagattaatggagttagtgaagatggatttaaactccggcttttcccattctctttgggcgacaaagcacacatctgggagaaaatcactccccaaggagtccatcaccacctgggaagcatgcaagaaggcgtttctagccaaattcttctccaactccagaaccgcaaggctgcgaaatgacatctcgagctttgttcagaaaaacaatgagacgttcaatgaaacttgggaacgtttcaagggatacaccaccagatgccctcatcatggattcaggaatgcttcattgctaagtacactataccgaggaggggtccctaagatacggatgttgctggacactgcaagaaatggtaacttcctcaacaaggatgtcgatgaaggttgggatctagtggagaacttggctcaatctgatgggcattacaatgaggagtacgatCGCACTGTGCTACCTACTGGAGAGGAAGacgccaagtacaagagggacatgaaaaaccttaatgacaagctcgataggctcctcaaccagcagcagcatgtcaATGCAATCTTAGAGGAAGAACAGTttctgcaacaagatggggaaAATGTTCacctagaggatgtgaactacatcaacaaccaaggaggttacaacaactacaagccgaatccgaatctgtcatACCGTAACTCGAATGTtgctaatcctcaagaccaaatctaGCTATCCGCTgttcaagggaaccagatccagcaaaagccttttgtccaatacaatcaaggctatgctcctaagcagcaatATTCTGGTAACTACCAACAACctattgcaccacctggattccaacaacaaaaagtccagcagaaccaatcccaagaagctGAACTCCgcggcctaattcagcagatgatacaaAACCAAGCCTCGACTGCTATGGACAACGCAAAACGGTttgcagagatgagcaacaagatcgattccgGATACAATGACTTGACTGCCAAGTATGATTCCCTCAACACTAAGCTGAGGTACCTagagggccaccacaacaatcaaccacctccaaagatcaaccagcttccaggtaaagctgttcagaacccaaaggattatgccactgtccaagccattttccttgatgatgattatgaggactacctcactgaggacagtgatgttcaagatggggaggatatggatcattaTGGTATGAATGAGTCCCAGTACTACATAttcgagtatgaacccgagccttcacccgaggagactgatcgagttaacgatcgagcactggttcgagaatcacaaaacgaagaaccacccgaggctgaacccgatgacacacccgatgatggtgatcggatgatgtATCGAGTAGACGTTCAGATGACGAATCAACCTCAACTCCCTCAAGCTGAagaaggggaactagaggaaaTGTTCAACGCcgctcttgacatccaattagaggtGCTTGtagagcgtatggccaagcgaAAAGTTCACCCTCCTAAactcttgccaccacacgaacttcaagGGGAAATCGCCAAGGAAGCAACTCAGTTGGtgattgaggttaaggaagctgtcaaggagatcggGAATAAAATTCTtaggagtggagtgtgcttagatcctgaattgcgaatcgaggagaaattggaggattttggttcttttactctgccatgttcaataggccttAAAATTTTCAAGAACTTCTtgtgtgatttgggagcttcagtcagcatcatgtCACTATcggttgccaacaagatgggtttcagcagttttaaaccgagtagtctgtatttggttctagctgatagaacaatcataCATCCCATTGGTGTCCTGGAAAACTTGCCTCTCATGATCAGaagagtggaagttcctactgatttcatgatccttgatatggataaggaaccagatgatccactgatcctaggaagaccattcttggcaacaataGGAGCAGTGATTGATGTGAAACATGggaagatcagaattgagcatggagagcatttcaagatggaaTTCAGCGtcaagaaaggaattaaaaggccaactattgatggtcaagttttttccaccaagacaaagcaaagaagagtcaAGCATCTTAAAGAAGTCAAcactacatttgctgtggaaccagGACAAGACCATGAAGATTGGTTGAGCCAATCTGTctcagtggagaggattccagaacctctccctcgTAAAACccatgcttaaagagcatgaagagtcaagcttagtgacttaaaacaagctcacttgggaggaattCCCAAagatatctttttatttttctttttatttatttgtttactttgCATTATCTTCAATTTTTacataactctctaatttacatgttttaagcatctcTTTTTGtccatgttttgcattgtttttaccctaaccttaaCATTTTTacgtcatttactgtaggaatccacatttaggccatttagggtgttgcattcttgcatttgcatattttggatgaaaacagatGTATAAGAGCcgaaaatggggagaaacaaggtcaaacccgagcatgtacccgaaggagctatggagcaggaagaacagtccgaacaccaacccgatcgaagaggatctaagaacagaaagaacaaccCGAGGACCTACCCAAAGAGCAACCCGagctcatcctcgtgcaccccatcgagcagaccctcgagcaggactgggaagctagggttaatggtttccatatataaaccccctctcttcttcctcttaaacgagcacgccgcagaccctcagaacagagagcgagagcttccgGGAGAGAAACTGAGCGATTCAAACACTTTCTCTACTTCgttaggatttaatttcatttctttttgtattttcgattctatactcttctactctacttctattttttaatataatgcaattttcgtttatctatgttttctacaatgagatctgagtagtgaagtaaggtttctagggatgggatagacgattttgtgttcttgatcggttaggatgtcttagtttggttgtttatgttttataaattcctttctagattggtgttcttaatgatatcaacaaaccgagagggtgagattagatctggagtgttttaccatcgagaggtgtagatgaaatgcttgaatcaatcaatgctagagatttactcacttagcctaagagattagatgagtaaggagtttattgacaataatgaatcgatttgtattgcctgcttggtcatgtttctccaacgagagttgggtaggggagtgattaaggttgattgtttctatcacgagagtgttttaacaagattttagagattcattgtctatgAAATATTTgattgaggcatgtaggacatcagtattggtcaggaacacttaggagtcgattaccccatccttaggagctttcgtatttagattgtttacacTTTTATTCATAAATCGATCACtcacccgaacaggtacacgatcacctgcttcgagtataacttcgagctgttcttgcttttcttctttactcgatcaccccacccgatcctgtactcgaatgcttgcatcgagtgcttaggtagtgtggttcttatttatttgctttcttttatttaatttaggattgttagatcaaacccatttattgcttagcttgacttgcttgtttctgattgcatcctatctgctagcataacaaccatttggatcgataaccctttgtactacaactgcatagagaattgataccctgagtgaaaatcctgttatcacaAAATCATTTTGAGATATCTCGATTTTGTAATATTCTTCACAAGTAGTTTCAATACAGAAATAATCTCCACCGTACCATCCTTTGAAGAGATTTTCTTTATAAACTTCaaacaaaactctaaaattcaCTGGAGTCCACAATACTTTGTTTGATCTCACACTTGGCTCAACACCATCATCAAGAACACCCAATAATCAAATGTGAACAGTCATAGTCATAAGTTTTTGACTCtgcaaatatataatcattgCCCCGAGAGTAAACCAAGTCATCTCCATCTCTTGTACAGACTCGATCAACATCATGACATAaacatcatcaaacaaaacacaaatttctTGTGACCCTATCATGGCAATAAAGTTCCATCTAAGCTTTGTTAAGTCATTCTTTAGAATCCATATCGGACCATTACCAATAGTGTATTGTCGCCTATATGTGATTAAGCCCTCATTCAAATTTACTACGCCAATACAACAATTGCCAAATCGATGCAATCCTAAATCTATCACCCAAACAATGGCATGACTAACATTCCCTCCCGGATCCCAAATCCTAATCTTGGTTATGTTTCTCATGTAGTAAAGAGACAAATAAGATTGAAAAAAACATACATTGGAGACGGAATGACAACCATCGATCGGAGATGGAAATAAACTGACACAATTACTCTTTGGTTGAGGCTTGAGTAAAGTCAGAGATACACTCTTCgacaagaagaaaatgaaaacgcGTGTTTGGGTAGAACTCCAACCGCGACAGAGACGAACCAATACAACCCTTTTCCGCCTCAAAAACAGGACTCTCGATGTACTTTGGGTGTGATTAAACGCCACACAAGTCGAGAATAATGTTATCGGCCTCAGATCTGACCATACTATCTTTCCAAAGGAGCAAAGAATGGGGATTTGGAAACTGGATTTGCAGAGATAATTATCTAAAAACTGTACAGAAAGATAAATTGagaaactgaaaagaaaaaaaggggtCGACCGACGCCGGAGAAGCTAGCGCCAGTCGGAAACTATAGAGATCGAGAAAACGGTTTCTCAAAAAGAGGCGTAGCTTTGAGAGTGAGAAAAAATCTCTGCTATTGTTTACATATGTATTCTATGTGCAAATCTCTGCTATTGTTTACCACTCGTAATGAAACATTTGAAAGTTTTGAGGACATGGTGTTAAAACTAAGGCAATACCATTTGGAATGTCGTCTTCACAGTCACTATGTAGGAATGTGTCTAAAATTCTATATACAATGAAGCTAAACCTCAATATaactttactttttaaaaaaccatcTCAAGAATTTGGATTATCTGCTCTTCAAATTACTCTCTATTTTTTCATTCTCCTATTATTGTCTTaattttacaacttttttttttgggtacatttttaagtttattatgGAGTCTACGACAAGGACTACAATATCAAAAGTGAGGGTCCCTTAAGGTAATAATTAAAACGTATGGGGTTCAATTTCGAAATCCCTCAAAATTGAAATGGGGCTCACTTGGCAAACTCCAAAAGAGTCAGCGGTCCACTAATTAAACTTTGTGGGCTCAGACTACTATGTCTCGTTGTTCCTGGCCCACTTACAGTATACCGAATATACctaaattttcttatgttttttttgtctaaataaTATCTCCAATTAaatatccttatatatatatattttaaattatttatttgtaatttaaatatatatctcattCCATGCTAGCGACAATTCCTTTAACAAGgcaaatataatattattgttttttttgccaCTATTAAAgaaaccacttttttttttataacgaAGTTCAGTGGAATTTAGTTGCGTGGTGCTTGattaacaatgtatattcttTTATCTCATTCTATATAATTTGGgttgtaaaattaaaagagaaaataatggCAAACCTCCTTTTTAACCTTTTCTCAAACACACAGTAACatgatttttctaaattatttccACTCTAAGAAAagacaaatttttgttttaggtgAAAATAAGCCATGTGTAAGGAGGACAAGACCATTGTCCCACCACATGCATTCCCCTATCTCCAAGGTATATACAATGATTACAACTGCTTTAGTAATTGCagttttagagtttttctcTACCACGACAAATTGTTTTACCGGATTTAAAATAGAGATGATGTAACCCTTTAATTAGAGCCTCTAACTAAGCCTTCACCTATATAAAGTGTTCGCCTGGGAGTCTAAAAGGTGATCCTATTAATTTGCCTATGTGCCTCACCTACTACGTACGTACTACTACCAACATGGGTTGGCTCATTGGACAGTGCATTAGTGCGTCATAACACATGGGTCAATGACTCAAAAGAAATCAACTCATTAATCATCATGTTTGGTTAAGATTTGAGAATGGATTAATAGATCACGATTATAAGCAATCTATCCAAATCATTTGAATGCACATGCATGCATATCGGTTATTCACTTCATCCTCCACCACCTTCTTAGCTTGACACAGTTCAGGTATCCGGAGAAAATACCTAAGCAAGCACGCTTCATAATTTGGCTTGCTATTCCTGATATAGGCTGACTACAAGAGCTCGTTTGAGGAATTGAGGATTGAACGTTCCAAGTAAACTATGTATGAAGATTTGTCACCTCCTTTGTTTGATGATATTGTAATTTGGGTTCGTTATTCATTCCGTAATGGGAACCTCAAGTCAATTTAATTTGCAAGCTCATATGCGGTCATCTATTGTTTGTGGAGGGAAAGAAATGCACGGCTCCACACATTAATGATTAATCTCAAAGCCCGCCCAAATTCTAGTTAAAGAATAGTAGTATAATTTAGAGAAAGAAGTCATCATGCCAAACAACACTTAATTAACTCAAACCACCAGTCCCTATATATCATGTATCAACGCATGTGATTCACATTTCACTTGAATATTCATTTCTTTCGTGGGcagctaaaagaaaaagaaaaagaaagaagagttttCGTTTAATTTAATGCAATAAAGCGAGTGTTGATTCCTAACACGGTTAACAAGTTAAAGAAGAGTATCTCCTCCAAttagaaagaagagaaactaaacaaaacatgtTTCGGAATGGTGGTTAACTCTCTAGCtttactacttttttttaatcatatattcGTTGTCCTTCTATCTAATTatctaactttatatatttaataaatgcGCGTCGGATCTATGTATTCGAATTTTAGTTTTCAAACTTGTTCTGTATTCCCTGTTCtctaattataaaatgtttttagcGGTTTTTTcgtatttcattttttataagttttcttttttgaggTTTCGACACACACTATAAATTGGTTGAATTTCTATTAAATGATTTATTCTTTTATAGTAGAAAAGTTAGATACTTTTATTTATAcgtttttaactaaaacatcctTAAAAACAGGGAGAGTAAACTTAATTTAGTGACAGGGGTAATTATATTTAATGATGTTTGTGTTGTGGTATTTGAGTATTGCAATGGGCAATTTGGTTCAATGTATTGTAATAACAATGGTAATGATATTTGTGAGTATTTGAGTATTTGAGTTGGCAATCTTGTTCAATGTATTGTGTGCTAATTATATTGATGATGTTTGTGTAAATGGTATTTGAGTATATCAATGGGTAATTTTGTTCAATGTATTCCACTAACAGTGGTTAAATCCGTTAAATGATGATGTCTGTTATGATAGTAATCAAACGAATTTATTAAGGGTCTAACTACCAGCGGCGTAGCTATTGAATACTAGGTAAAAATTAaggatctgtttttttttttttattgtagggATAAGGATCTGTTAAAGTAATAGGTTTTAGGGGAAAGCTTATCTCATTCATTAGACATAATAgagtatatatagagaatacAACTTAGTGAACAAGCATTAGGTTTTAACCTAATGGACTTCTAATGGGCATTTACTAATCATACATAACACTCTCCCTTAGATGTCCATTGTAAATGCGCGTAAGAtgttgcctcgttaaaaaccttaccaggaaaactcAATGGAAAAAACCATGGTTaaaggaaaaagagtgcagcacGCATTTACTCTCCCTGATGAGTACATCCGTCAAGATCCTTAAGACAATGTAGTCCAAGGAGACGAACTAATTTCTTGAAAGTAGCAGTTGAAAGTGCCTTGGTGAATAAGTCTGCCAGATTATCACTCGATTGAATCTTCAGGACATTAACATCTCCATTCTTCTGGAGCTCATGTGTGAAAAAGAACTTTGGTAGGATGTGCTTCGTTCTATCGCTTTTAATGTATCCTTCCTTCAGTTGTGCGATGCAAGCAGCATTGTCTTCATACATAATCGTTGGAGCTTCTTTCCCTTCAAGGATCCCACAATCTCTCTGTATATGTTGAACAACAGACCGTAACCATACACACTCGCGACTGGCTTCATGAATAGCTAGAATCTCTACATGGTTAGAGGACGTAGCTGCAATGGTTTGCTTCATAGATCTCCAGGAGATAGTTGTGCCACCACATGTGAATACATATCCTGTCTGCGACCTGGCATTATAAGGATTGGATAAGTAccctgcatctgcaaaaccaatcaAATCTCCTTTGACTTGATTAGAGAAAATAAACCCATGTCGTTCGTTCCTTTCAGGTAACGAAGTATATGTTTAATCCCATTCCAGTGCCTCTGAGTTGGGCATGAGCTAAACCTTACCAATACATTTACTGCAAAAGATATATCAGGTCTTGTATGACTAGCAAGATACATCAATGCCCCTATCGCACTTAAATATGGCACTTCTGGTCCAAGGATTTCTTCATTATCCTTCTTAGGGCCGAATGGGTCCTTGTCTACATCAAGTGACCTTACAACCATTGGACTACTCAACGGATGTGCTTGATCCATATAAAACCGTTTAAGCACTTTTTCGGTGTAAGTTgcttgatgcacaaggattccttTCGCAAGGTGCTCTATCTGTAATCCGAGACAGAATCTcgtctttccaagatctttcatctcaaattctttctttaaGTATTCCACTGTATGGGAAATCTCTCCAGAAGTTCCaatgatattcaaatcatcTACATATACTGTGATTATAACAAATCCTTTCTCAAATCTcttaataaatatacatgggCTGATAGGGTCATTCTTATAACCTTCTCTTAGTAAATAACCACTCAAGCGGTTATACCACATACACCCTGATTGTTTCAGCCCATACAAAGATTTATTCAACTTTATGCAATAATGTTCTCGAGAACTAGATTCTGCTGCCGATGGCATTTCGAATCCTTCTGGAactctcatataaatttcattgtCCAGGGGACCATACAAGTATGCTGTGACTACGTCCATCAAGCGTAAGTCAAGCCCTTCCTTTACTGCCAGAGTAATTAGGAATCTAAAAGTAGTTGCATCCACCACaagggagtatgtctcctcataatcgaTTCCAGGTCTTTGTGAGAAA comes from Camelina sativa cultivar DH55 chromosome 19, Cs, whole genome shotgun sequence and encodes:
- the LOC104766135 gene encoding protein TIME FOR COFFEE-like, which encodes MSSIAQNHPMFHNMPEAARQGYQMMAVAQAAQQKINYSASLEDGKSGSVGPAANTTEEQRKTRGTTGKISGGNGGQSIAFSNKHDLADASVSAVTSGSIVDSSSRLLNLGSALPQSSGSMTTSHHHHQQQLQLQQQQQQQQHMQRSQSQQPYTMYLQKQQRYATSVAASAARTKGPVASNGSGFPDHNITTSPAGTTKFANANSGFPQNLVQSSNNQVQSSQWKNNSPRTSNTSQAQSPSILSPSSSVAAASSLRNVSHKQQSRPQQSQISFAANTKPMGSGSPMQQVQGGTNHQAPSPPMIVGSPSTSSVSKNASGSPRTTASASSGANKAGQASSTTHSSSQQSKNLQSASVASSTGGRNNGPSVLGNPTTSSGSKLQQQQQLPKHGLQQQAQLFFSNPYMQAQHQHQQQQITISPSGGYYIQRHQQQSGSAPAGAATCLPVTGAVTATSDPAKAIAAAAAANNMKGGGMGKTPPGFPDVHAVPSAVQVKPVDQKQQAGE